The DNA window CCGTTACGCCGACCGACTCAAAAACTTTTCCGGTGGCGAAAAAAACCGCGCCGGGCTTGCGCGAGTCCTTGCCGGACGCGGCAATCTGCTCCTTCTTGATGAACCGACAAACCATCTGGATATCGAATCAACGACCTGGCTTGAGGAATACCTCAAAAAGATGAACAAGGCCTGTCTGATTGTTTCCCATGACCGAGCCTTCATGTCGGCTGTTGCGCAGTTAGTCTGGGAGTTGAGCTATAGCAAAATCGATGTCTACGTCGGTTCATTTGAGAAATATATGGGGGAGCGTATAGACCGAAGAGTCCAGGCCGCCCACAGCTACCGTCTGCAACAAGGGGAGATAAAACGGGCCGAGGAGTTTATTCGAAGGAATATGGCTGGCCAAAAAACCAAACAGGCGCAGTCCCGATTGAAATCACTCAATAAAATTAAACGGCTTCCACCGCCTCCGAAAGACGGACGCGGCCCCATGCTCAAACTCGAATCATCGGGACGCTCGTACGCACAGGTGCTCAGAGTCGATGACCTCTCGCTCGGTTACGGAGACCGCACCGTTGTCAAAGATGCTTCGTTTGAAATATTCCGCGGAGACAAGGTCGGACTAATTGGACGCAACGGTTCGGGAAAGTCAACCCTGCTCCGGGCATTAATTGGAGAACTTGAGCCATCGCGCGGGTCAATCAATCTCGGCAATAATGTCGAAGTCGCCTATTTCGATCAGGAACTCGCCGATCTGAATCTGGAACTGAGTGTTTTGGACAATTTCTGGGAAGTTGATCCAAGCGCCGAAGTTGGCCCGATGAGGTCGTATCTTGGGCGGTTCGGATTTACCGGCGAAGACGCTCACAAAATGGTTCTGACCCTCTCGGGCGGGGAAAAAACTAAACTGTCACTTGCGAAACTTTTATACAAGCCGGCAAACTTTGTTATTCTCGATGAGCCCACAAACCATTTGGATATTTTCGCCCGTGAAGCTCTCGAGGACGCCTTGAGAGAATACGATGGCAGTTGTCTGATTGTAAGCCATGACCGCTATTTTTTGAATCGTGTGACAGACAAGATCGTCTATGTCAACGAAGGGCGCGTGAAAGTATTCAATGGCAACTACGAATATTTCAAAGAGAAGACGGCTTTGGCTCAACCCTCTCCGGTCAAATCCAAAAGCACGAGTAGCGGACAGGAGTTCCGTTCGTTCAAAGAAGAATCAAAACGCAAGGCAAAGTATAAAAAGCAGGTCGACACGACCAAAGCGGATATTGCCAAATACGAAGCTGAACTCTCTCAGCTTGACTATGACCTCCACCACAACATTCCCGCCAGTCAATGGGAAAAGCTTATCACCGCAGGCGAACGTAAGCTCAAAGTGGAAAATCTGATTTTGGAACTCTACGGCAAACTTGAGCAGTTGACAGAAGAGACCAAAGACGACAATGTCGCCGATTAAGATACTTGCCATCTCCGGCTCGCCGGTCACTGAAAGCAGCACTGATTTTCTACTCGATAAAATTGCACGCTCAATCGAGACTGAGCTAAGAGTGAGACTCCGCGATAATAAAGCCGAGCTCGAGATCGTGACTTCGTCGGTCAGGCTGAACCAGCTTAATATTATTCCATGCCAGGCCTGCGGAATAGCTCCTGACCCGGACTTTTGTTTTTATGATGATGATCTCACATCGGTTTATAGACAGTTAGCTGAGTGCGATTGCCTGCTCTTTGGTTCTCCAATACATTTCGACGGCGTATCATCTCAGGCAAAACTCTTTATTGACCGCTGTAATTGCTTCCGGCCTGCTGATTTTGAAAACAAAGATCCCGAGCATGATTTCCTCAAACGCCTTCCGAGAAAACGCCCCGGTGCAATGGTGTTTGTAGGTGGAAAACATGCCTGGTTTGAGGGAGCGCGGCGGACAGTTGCCGGGGTTTTCAAATGGCTTGAAGTCACAAACGAAGGTATGATTAGCTTTGCTTCAGAGGATTATCACCTTAAAAATATGGCGCAACTCTCTCCTGACACAATAGAACAAACTCACACTCTCGGCCAATTGCTCGCCAAAAAAATAATTGCAACTCAGACGCACTGAGATGCTTCGATCATATATATCCGAACAAAGTCCTGAATCTCCTCCTCCGGTTTTGGAGGCGGATCTCTCATGGGCGGTTCTTTGGGTATGACCGGAGGGTCTCTCACCGAGGGTTTCTTAGGACCACGTGTCTTGTTGAAACTGAGAGCCTCGGTGAGTCCATGAGTCTTAGTCAGGCGTCGTTTTAGAAGCCTGGTCTGATTCAAAGCTTTTTTTTCTTGGCTTGTAGACAAATGTTACACCCGATACGGTATAGTACTTTTCGAAATAGTTTTTCATACTGTATATAACAGCAAAACAAGGGATGTTGCTATCGCCCGAAGTGTTGAAACTGGGATTACATCGTAAGAACCTGAGGTCGAAGAACCGTACTTTCTACCACTTTCCCCCATCAAACAATCGCTTGGCAAGCAACATTTTACGGCATATATTGTTAACTTAAGTGTTAAAGTAGTAAGGCTGGAGCCGTAAAAAGCTTCTGTCTCTGTTCAGAGAATGAACAGATTGCCGATAAACATTAGTAACAGGAGTTAGTTTGAACCACTTTTGGTTTATCCTGATGGGTGGAGGCGGCACTGGCGAGCCGGCTTCGGGCGGAAGTGCCGTATTTACGATCATCTGGTTTGGCTTGATCTTTTTGATCATGTATCTGCTGATGATTCGCCCACAGAGAAAAAAACAAAAAGAGCTTGAACGGCTCGTAAGTGAACTGAAGAAAGGTGACAAGGTACTAACCACAAGCGGGATTTTCGGGACAATCTTTGCAATCGACGAAGAGCGCAACCGCGTTACGCTCAAAGTGCACAAAGATACCGAACTGGAGATCGTCAGATCGGCCATCGCCGCCCGAGTGGATAAGTAGTACCGAAGTGAGGAGTGACTGTGGCTGTACGACCGATCGTCATATACGGCGACCCGGTTTTGCGGGAAGTCTCCAAGCCGGTGGGAACAATAGACCGGCGCATACAAGATTTGGTGTCCGACATGTCGGACACGTTACGCAAGGCGCGAGGCCTTGGTCTGGCTGCTGTCCAGATCGGGGTGCCGATGCGGGTTTTTATTGTCGATTTGGGCGCTGTCGACATAAAGGAAACTCTCAGAGTGTTTATCAACCCGGAAATCCTTGAGACAACAGATGAAATCGAATACGAAGAAGGCTGTCTCTCATTTCCGGACATCTTCCAGAAGATCACCCGCCCGGCGTATGTCCGGGTTCGTGCGACCAACCTCGAAGGGAAAGTCTTCGAAATGAGCGCCGAGGGAATGATTGCCAGAGCGATTTTGCATGAGTATGATCATCTTGAGGGAACACTCTTTATTGACCGCATCTCACCCTTTGCCATGACAATGTTGAGAAGTAAACTCAAACGTCTGGCCACGGCTTCGTAACGTATCAGTCTTCCCAAAGTAAACCGAGCTTGTATTTGACAGGTGAGCCGGTACACTCAGTCACTTCAGTAACAGTATGAATGTAGTCTTTATGGGTACGCCCGAATTCGCGCGTGCGACGCTTGTGCCATTATGCCAAAGCAGGCACACGGTGCTCGCTGTTGTTACCGGCCGGGACAAAAAATCCAGCCGGGGCGGCGCACTTGTGCCGACTCCGTGCCGTCGCGAGGCCGACAATCGGGGGATTCCGGTTCTCATGCCGCTATCGCTCAAAGAT is part of the Candidatus Zixiibacteriota bacterium genome and encodes:
- the def gene encoding peptide deformylase, whose amino-acid sequence is MAVRPIVIYGDPVLREVSKPVGTIDRRIQDLVSDMSDTLRKARGLGLAAVQIGVPMRVFIVDLGAVDIKETLRVFINPEILETTDEIEYEEGCLSFPDIFQKITRPAYVRVRATNLEGKVFEMSAEGMIARAILHEYDHLEGTLFIDRISPFAMTMLRSKLKRLATAS
- a CDS encoding flavodoxin family protein translates to MSPIKILAISGSPVTESSTDFLLDKIARSIETELRVRLRDNKAELEIVTSSVRLNQLNIIPCQACGIAPDPDFCFYDDDLTSVYRQLAECDCLLFGSPIHFDGVSSQAKLFIDRCNCFRPADFENKDPEHDFLKRLPRKRPGAMVFVGGKHAWFEGARRTVAGVFKWLEVTNEGMISFASEDYHLKNMAQLSPDTIEQTHTLGQLLAKKIIATQTH
- a CDS encoding ABC-F family ATP-binding cassette domain-containing protein is translated as MTLLAAEKISKKFKDQVILDSVSFTIEEGARIALVGKNGIGKTTLLELLDGKQETDSGVLNRARSCRIDYVEQEKTEYLDFTLLDFVADARRDLVEAHDRLRSLEHHLELHPHDKEKLDELGRCQHIFEKDGGFDFENEIKIILTGLGFAEDRYADRLKNFSGGEKNRAGLARVLAGRGNLLLLDEPTNHLDIESTTWLEEYLKKMNKACLIVSHDRAFMSAVAQLVWELSYSKIDVYVGSFEKYMGERIDRRVQAAHSYRLQQGEIKRAEEFIRRNMAGQKTKQAQSRLKSLNKIKRLPPPPKDGRGPMLKLESSGRSYAQVLRVDDLSLGYGDRTVVKDASFEIFRGDKVGLIGRNGSGKSTLLRALIGELEPSRGSINLGNNVEVAYFDQELADLNLELSVLDNFWEVDPSAEVGPMRSYLGRFGFTGEDAHKMVLTLSGGEKTKLSLAKLLYKPANFVILDEPTNHLDIFAREALEDALREYDGSCLIVSHDRYFLNRVTDKIVYVNEGRVKVFNGNYEYFKEKTALAQPSPVKSKSTSSGQEFRSFKEESKRKAKYKKQVDTTKADIAKYEAELSQLDYDLHHNIPASQWEKLITAGERKLKVENLILELYGKLEQLTEETKDDNVAD
- the yajC gene encoding preprotein translocase subunit YajC, giving the protein MNHFWFILMGGGGTGEPASGGSAVFTIIWFGLIFLIMYLLMIRPQRKKQKELERLVSELKKGDKVLTTSGIFGTIFAIDEERNRVTLKVHKDTELEIVRSAIAARVDK